In Lacrimispora indolis DSM 755, a genomic segment contains:
- the ligA gene encoding NAD-dependent DNA ligase LigA, with product MDAKISRMKELVSLLTAAGKAYYQESREIMSNYEYDRLYDELKDLEEETGVILSKSPTQNVGYQVLSELPKEAHETPMLSLDKTKSVESLQEWLGSQTGVLSWKLDGLTVVLSYNQGTLQKAVTRGNGEIGEVITNNAKVFSNIPLNISHKGELILRGEAVIKYSDFNRINEEIGELAARYKNPRNLCSGSVRQLNNQITARRNVNFKAFALVTAEGVNFLNSRKEQFEWLKKQGFDVVDYRMVTRDTLPEAVEEFSESISSYDVPSDGLVLLFDDIAYGEALGRTSKFPRNAIAFKWADEIRETRLDHIEWSASRTGLINPVAIFDPVELEGTTVSRASVHNLSIMEALELGEGDEITVYKANMIIPQIADNLTRSKKIQIPDQCPVCSGKTEIRKVNDVKSLYCTNPDCQAKRLKSFSLFVSRNALNIDGLSEATLEKFIGAGFIREFADIFHLEQHEETITQMEGFGRKSYDNLIQAVKTASHTTLPRLIYGLGIAGIGLANAKTLCQEFKFDFGKMRTAEEEELTAVPGIGKVLADAWITYFKEEKNNEMVDRLLPELTIEGEAEVREDGIFEGMTFVITGSVNHYENRKALQEDIEAHGGKATGSVTSKTTYLINNDTTSNSSKNKKAKELGVPIISEEDFIRLKEDRLST from the coding sequence ATGGACGCTAAAATAAGCAGAATGAAAGAGCTGGTCAGCCTTCTCACGGCAGCAGGAAAGGCCTACTACCAGGAAAGCCGGGAGATCATGAGCAATTATGAATATGACAGGCTTTACGATGAGCTTAAGGATTTAGAAGAGGAAACCGGAGTCATTCTCTCCAAAAGCCCGACGCAGAACGTGGGATACCAGGTTTTAAGCGAGCTTCCCAAGGAAGCCCACGAAACACCCATGCTTTCCCTTGATAAGACCAAGAGCGTGGAAAGCCTGCAGGAGTGGCTGGGCAGCCAGACGGGAGTGCTGTCCTGGAAGCTTGACGGGCTGACCGTAGTCCTTTCCTACAACCAGGGGACCCTTCAAAAGGCCGTAACCAGGGGAAACGGAGAGATCGGTGAGGTCATCACAAACAATGCAAAAGTATTTTCCAATATTCCTTTAAATATATCCCATAAGGGAGAACTCATCCTGCGTGGGGAAGCAGTGATTAAGTATTCGGATTTTAACCGGATCAACGAAGAGATCGGGGAGTTAGCCGCCAGATACAAAAACCCCAGGAATTTATGCAGCGGTTCCGTAAGGCAGCTAAACAACCAGATCACTGCCCGGAGAAATGTAAACTTTAAGGCATTTGCTCTTGTAACGGCAGAAGGTGTTAATTTTCTTAATTCCAGAAAAGAACAGTTTGAATGGTTAAAAAAGCAGGGTTTTGATGTGGTGGATTATCGTATGGTGACAAGGGATACTCTGCCGGAGGCTGTAGAGGAGTTTTCTGAGTCCATTTCCAGCTATGATGTTCCATCAGACGGCCTGGTGCTTTTGTTTGATGATATCGCTTACGGAGAAGCCCTTGGACGTACGTCCAAATTTCCCCGTAATGCCATCGCATTTAAGTGGGCCGACGAGATCCGGGAAACAAGGCTTGACCACATTGAGTGGAGTGCGTCCAGGACCGGGCTCATCAACCCGGTGGCAATCTTTGACCCCGTAGAGCTGGAAGGGACCACAGTGAGCCGGGCCAGTGTCCACAACTTAAGCATTATGGAGGCCTTGGAGCTGGGAGAGGGCGATGAGATCACGGTTTATAAGGCCAATATGATTATTCCTCAGATCGCCGATAACCTGACAAGAAGCAAAAAAATCCAGATCCCAGATCAATGTCCTGTCTGCAGCGGAAAAACAGAGATCCGCAAGGTTAATGATGTGAAGAGCCTGTACTGCACCAACCCGGACTGTCAGGCCAAGCGGCTGAAAAGCTTTTCCCTTTTTGTCAGCAGGAATGCCTTAAATATTGACGGATTGTCGGAAGCAACCCTGGAAAAATTCATTGGAGCCGGATTTATCCGGGAATTTGCAGATATCTTCCATCTGGAGCAGCATGAGGAAACCATTACCCAGATGGAGGGCTTTGGAAGGAAATCCTACGATAATCTGATTCAGGCAGTAAAAACGGCCTCCCATACCACCCTTCCAAGGCTGATCTATGGCCTGGGGATCGCTGGAATCGGTCTGGCAAATGCAAAGACGCTGTGCCAGGAATTTAAGTTTGATTTTGGGAAAATGCGCACCGCTGAGGAAGAGGAGCTGACAGCAGTTCCCGGAATCGGCAAGGTGCTTGCAGATGCCTGGATCACTTATTTTAAGGAAGAAAAGAACAACGAGATGGTGGACCGCCTGTTGCCTGAGCTCACCATTGAGGGAGAGGCAGAGGTCCGGGAAGATGGAATCTTTGAAGGAATGACTTTTGTCATTACAGGTTCTGTGAACCACTATGAAAACCGGAAAGCCCTTCAGGAGGACATTGAAGCCCACGGCGGCAAGGCCACCGGTTCAGTGACTTCCAAGACGACTTATCTGATCAACAATGATACTACATCCAATTCTTCCAAAAATAAAAAGGCAAAGGAACTAGGAGTGCCCATTATCTCAGAAGAGGATTTTATAAGGCTGAAAGAAGATCGCCTTTCAACCTAG
- the metA gene encoding homoserine O-acetyltransferase MetA, protein MPIKVQKDLPAKAILEKENIFMMDEDRALSQDIRPLQILIINLMPIKEETETQLLRALSNTPLQVDCSFLMLESHTSKNTSASHLNKFYVYFDEVRKKKFDGMIITGAPVENMEFEEVNYWEELKKIMEWSKTHVTSSLHICWGAQAGLFYHYGIPKYKRDSKLSGIYRHKVLDRKVPLVRSLDDYVMAPHSRYTEVRREDIEKHPELIILAESKEAGILLVMSRDGKQVFIQGHPEYDRMTLDGEYHRDLGKGLDPAIPCNYYEDDDPDTLPVLNWRNGANTLYGNWLNFYVYQITPYLLEAEEGEDSVK, encoded by the coding sequence ATGCCGATTAAAGTACAAAAGGATTTACCTGCAAAAGCCATACTGGAAAAAGAGAATATTTTTATGATGGATGAGGACCGGGCTTTAAGCCAGGACATCCGCCCTCTTCAGATTTTGATCATTAACCTTATGCCGATAAAGGAGGAGACTGAGACCCAGCTTCTCCGGGCCTTGTCCAATACGCCCCTGCAGGTGGACTGTTCCTTTCTGATGCTGGAGAGCCATACTTCCAAGAATACGTCGGCCAGCCACTTAAATAAATTTTATGTCTATTTTGATGAAGTGAGGAAAAAGAAGTTCGATGGCATGATCATCACCGGAGCCCCGGTGGAAAACATGGAATTTGAAGAGGTCAATTACTGGGAAGAGTTAAAAAAGATCATGGAATGGAGTAAAACCCATGTGACCAGCTCCCTTCATATCTGCTGGGGAGCCCAGGCAGGACTTTTCTACCATTATGGCATACCAAAATATAAGAGAGACAGCAAGCTGTCCGGTATTTACCGCCACAAGGTCCTGGACCGGAAGGTGCCCCTTGTGCGCAGCCTGGATGATTATGTGATGGCGCCTCATTCCCGCTATACGGAGGTTCGGCGGGAGGACATTGAAAAGCATCCGGAGCTGATCATTCTGGCGGAGTCAAAAGAGGCCGGGATCCTTCTTGTGATGAGCCGGGATGGAAAGCAGGTATTTATCCAGGGCCATCCGGAATACGACCGCATGACCCTGGACGGAGAGTATCACCGGGATTTGGGAAAAGGACTGGATCCTGCTATTCCCTGTAATTATTATGAGGATGATGATCCGGATACATTGCCTGTGTTAAATTGGAGGAATGGGGCAAATACGCTGTATGGGAACTGGCTGAATTTCTATGTATATCAGATCACACCTTATTTGCTGGAGGCGGAAGAGGGAGAGGACTCCGTGAAATAG